A single genomic interval of Helianthus annuus cultivar XRQ/B chromosome 13, HanXRQr2.0-SUNRISE, whole genome shotgun sequence harbors:
- the LOC110897325 gene encoding probable BOI-related E3 ubiquitin-protein ligase 2, translated as MAVQAQFFSDPPYQNYYYNNNNNNNNMGFSQDWPFMSGFGDHNNKPISSSSLSQYQQQQDQTFQDSQKIMNSHHNLVSSSISRMNGFQGLSSELERQRLEMDYFLHFQNEKLKAVLNEETRKREMIMMHNYESKMKAILDTKEEALNTAKMRTKELQNYLSMAEKEANNWERKAMETEVMMTELHTKLKQARARSHEDAESVCGGGNDDHEEEEQERQKRMVCKVCHVRRSCVLMLPCRHLCCCSGCEGLLMFCPVCESVKNGSLEVFFGLGG; from the exons ATGGCTGTTCAAGCACAGTTTTTCTCTGATCCTCcttatcagaattattattataacaacaacaacaacaacaacaacatggGCTTCTCTCAAGACTGGCCCTTTATGTCTGGATTTGGGGATCACAACAACAAACccatctcttcttcttctctttctcAATATCAACAACAACAAGATCAAACATTTCAAGATTCTCAAAAGATTATGAATTCTCATCATAATCTTGTTTCATCTTCAATCTCTAGGATGAATGGTTTTCAGGGTTTGTCTTCTGAGCTTGAGAGGCAGAGGTTAGAGATGGACTATTTTCTTCATTTTCAG AATGAGAAACTAAAGGCTGTATTAAACGAAGAAACAAGAAAAAGAGAGATGATCATGATGCACAATTACGAATCAAAGATGAAGGCAATACTAGATACAAAAGAAGAAGCTTTAAACACAGCAAAAATGAGAACGAAAGAGCTTCAAAACTATCTATCAATGGCTGAAAAAGAAGCCAACAATTGGGAAAGAAAAGCAATGGAGACTGAGGTCATGATGACAGAACTCCACACAAAGCTAAAACAGGCAAGAGCAAGAAGCCATGAAGATGCGGAATCAGTATGTGGAGGAGGTAATGATGATCATGAAGAAGAAGAGCAAGAAAGACAAAAGAGGATGGTGTGCAAGGTGTGTCACGTGAGAAGGTCGTGCGTGCTAATGTTGCCTTGCAGGCATCTCTGTTGCTGCAGTGGTTGTGAAGGTCTACTGATGTTTTGTCCTGTTTGTGAAAGTGTAAAAAACGGAAGCTTGGAGGTTTTCTTTGGGCTAGGAGGGTAG